A stretch of Coccidioides posadasii str. Silveira chromosome 2, complete sequence DNA encodes these proteins:
- a CDS encoding uncharacterized protein (EggNog:ENOG410PXI2~COG:S): MAAAPAPLSIRYAAESDLPSLGHLEIVAFPTSKYLSNTFPNADPQVLQNFKSVLLGGSLPDPEVHALVAVDPSTDQTVAYCRWTIPTAYGYGDAPRAEISCQAAARAAKALEYAPESTNKEIYDMFASLLKAKQKVHTREDDMILNMLCVLPEYQGRGIGKQFLKWGMEKADAKGARIYLESTPAGYPVYQKYGWEAVEECVINYVPFGGEGTQTFVFMMRNPRTPNPAP, translated from the exons ATGGCTGCAGCACCAGCGCCTCTCTCGATCAGATACGCCGCCGAATCCGACCTCCCTTCCCTTGGACACCTTGAGATTGTTGCATTCCCAACTTCCAAATATCTTTCCAACACTTTTCCCAATGCCGACCCGCAGGTACTGCAGAACTTCAAGTCAGTTCTGCTAGGCGGGTCACTGCCAGACCCAGAAGTCCACGCCCTCGTAGCCGTCGATCCCAGTACGGATCAGACCGTAGCATATTGCCGCTGGACAATACCCACGGCGTACGGATATGGAGACGCACCTCGAGCTGAGATATCCTGTCAGGCCGCCGCAAGAGCGGCAAAGGCGCTGGAATACGCCCCTGAGTCTACGAATAAGGAGATCTATGACATGTTTGCATCGCTTCTTAAGGCGAAGCAGAAAGTGCACACCCGAGAGGATGATATGA TCCTTAACATGCTTTGCGTGTTACCGGAATACCAAGGAAGAGGGATTGGGAAACAATTTTTGAAGTGGGGAATGGAAAAAGCGGATGCAAAGGGGGCGAGGATTTATCTTGAATCTACCCCAGCGGGGTATCCGGTGTATCAGAAATACGGATGGGAGGCCGTTGAGGAATGTGTCATTAACTATGTGCCATTTGGGGGCGAGGGAACCCAGACGTTTGTCTTCATGATGAGAAATCCACGGACTCCGAACCCTGCCCCGTAA
- a CDS encoding uncharacterized protein (EggNog:ENOG410PIUA~COG:S~TransMembrane:1 (o500-520i)~BUSCO:6734at33183), which yields MASRLYYYEPTTPPTFLGGENYPETVHSRSTSGSSSLYTLDSSPDSVITNVTTPNRSPSYYRHGRALLPKIRPQDLVDEPVSQRGPQRHRKALASTLNPPGYAPYPVSRPPAQRVVTDSAGPLVSPISTASFLGSHFGSTLPSPVTVPPVESRKRSSHSRNVSVSSIDETTLNRYGYPTYRQLPKYVSQCSPTSPVSSMAPSYLNYPPPKREPLSYQPYDNTLGTYSLSGATGKTLGAPVSIESQVDYAPPSTTLLEYLTAPTQAVNLVQNVAYNASRLNQTHFWWDVRNLRRWSSFSLVTLNEIPNFTKLLTTEIPQDLAPRTHVSSSRLAPDSEFALANLVRDIYAPRVNAALRVSQGRDSMALYPAPDAVADHENGPHFLANYPSDTEVTASGSPRGRVVGLVKSFDRWNTGMRNEQPHRRVEYLNGLSHLQRCMREHSCRYGFIMTEIELVCVRAGCDEGDDVPYFGYLELAPPIATKTSSASYNSLGASSLEQNYPSSAGFSGPLTATLALYYLLMLSKRVPLPGQASWHLNVGGTGALTRQRILPEGKDKWIPEPQQRERREAKRIRGWVMPQDAWHRREGGGASRTKAAKAKKWHK from the exons ATGGCTTCACGATTGTATTACTATGAGCCAACAACACCTCCAACTTTCTTAGGGGGTGAAAACTACCCTGAGACTGTGCACAGCCGTTCCACTTCAGGATCATCCTCGCTATACACCCTGGACTCCTCTCCTGACTCGGTGATCACAAATGTTACCACCCCAAACCGATCACCTAGTTACTACCGACATGGCCGTGCCCTCTTGCCGAAAATTCGCCCCCAGGATCTTGTGGATGAACCAGTCTCCCAGAGGGGTCCTCAGCGCCACCGGAAAGCTCTAGCTAGCACTCTCAACCCTCCTGGCTACGCTCCATATCCAGTCTCTAGACCTCCAGCGCAGCGAGTGGTAACCGACTCCGCAGGCCCCCTGGTTTCCCCAATCTCAACTGCCTCATTTCTTGGCTCCCATTTTGGGTCAACCCTGCCGTCTCCTGTCACTGTTCCCCCGGTAGAATCTCGCAAGCGTTCTAGTCATTCTCGAAACGTTTCCGTGTCTAGCATAGATGAAACAACACTGAATCGCTATGGATATCCAACTTATCGGCAGCTCCCCAAATACGTTTCGCAATGTAGCCCAACGTCCCCTGTTTCGTCGATGGCACCATCATACCTGAACTACCCTCCACCTAAACGTGAACCCTTGAGCTATCAGCCATATGATAACACATTGGGAACATATTCACTTTCAGGTGCCACAGGCAAGACCCTTGGTGCTCCAGTCAGCATCGAAAGTCAAGTTGACTATGCGCCTCCCTCCACAACACTTCTCGAGTATCTTACTGCTCCCACTCAGGCAGTCAACCTGGTTCAAAACGTCGCATACAACGCATCTCGCCTCAACCAGACTCATTTCTGGTGGGATGTTCGGAATTTGCGCCGATGGTCGTCTTTCTCCCTTGTTACATTGAACGAGATCCCAAATTTCACCAAGCTCCTCACGACGGAAATTCCTCAAGATCTCGCACCGCGAACCCATGTGTCGTCATCCCGATTGGCACCGGATTCGGAATTCGCTCTTGCAAATCTTGTCCGTGATATCTATGCTCCGCGGGTCAATGCTGCACTCCGTGTTTCCCAGGGTCGCGACTCCATGGCTCTTTATCCTGCCCCTGACGCTGTGGCTGATCATGAGAATGGACCACATTTTCTTGCCAATTATCCCTCTGATACCGAGGTCACAGCCTCAGGATCTCCTCGTGGTCGAGTTGTTGGCCTGGTCAAAAGTTTTGACCGCTGGAACACAGGGATGCGTAATGAACAACCCCATCGTCGCGTTGAGTATCTCAATGGCCTTTCGCATCTGCAACGCTGCATGCGTGAACACTCCTGTCGATACGGCTTCATCATGACAGAAATCGAACTCGTCTGTGTTCGGGCTGGCTGCGATGAAGGTGACGATGTTCCTTACTTTGGATATCTAGAACTTGCTCCTCCAATTGCCACCAAAACATCTTCGGCTTCTTACAACTCCCTTGGTGCAAGCTCTCTTGAGC AAAACTACCCGTCTTCGGCCGGATTCTCCGGCCCTCTCACAGCTACATTGGCATTATATTACCTGCTTATGCTTTCCAAGAGAGTTCCCCTCCCAGGTCAAGCATCTTGGCACCTGAATGTTGGCGGAACAGGCGCCCTGACTCGTCAACGTATATTGCCAGAGGGAAAAGATAAATGGATTCCAGAACCCCAACAAAGGGAGCGCAGGGAGGCAAAGAGAATTCGAGGCTGGGTTATGCCGCAGGATGCCTGGCATCGTCGAGAGGGTGGAGGAGCGAGTCGAACGAAGGCTGCAAAGGCAAAGAAGTGGCACAAGTGA
- a CDS encoding uncharacterized protein (EggNog:ENOG410PKCI~COG:S~BUSCO:4367at33183) gives MKPIDLEPHLTSITRVPGPLRFLVIGAGSRGNSYSRAVTNATQAVIHAVAEPDPYRRATFGKKYIWGDKTPSTGQQFQDWKDWFEWEIQRRKQAEEDADRQDAIPGVDGVFICTLDEMHVEVVKAIAPLKLHIMCEKPLATSLQDCLAASKALMSVSPIPEKIFAIGHVLRYSPHNKLLRELLLTDRVIGDIVSLEHTEPVGWSHFAHSYVRGNWRRETPGQDGSLLTKCCHDIDLILWLLSSPPPGSHVDHPYHLPKSISSMGSLTQFTRNRKPLAAGDATNCLSCPIEKDCNYSAIKLYDEMHLARGHTGWPVKIVQPDIEDLLKTSGMETARSQLYVSLSEDYDSQTTSAAEIASRSWYGRCVWESDNNVCDDQFVTISWDDDAKASGNTQNRGAKLATLHMIAPTQKQCERRGRVYGTLGELSYDSETITVSDFGTSKTQTIEVPKPPPTEPESHGGGDYGLTRAFVQAVDAVENQGWEASKAQAEILGVTLEEAVRSHVVVFAAEEARREGKVIDWNEWWKGKSATLSS, from the coding sequence ATGAAACCCATTGATCTCGAGCCCCATCTTACGAGCATCACCCGAGTACCGGGGCCACTCAGGTTTCTCGTCATTGGCGCAGGATCCCGCGGCAACAGCTATTCTCGAGCCGTAACCAACGCTACACAAGCAGTGATCCACGCCGTGGCGGAACCAGATCCTTATCGTCGCGCAACTTTCGGCAAGAAATACATCTGGGGCGACAAGACTCCCTCCACTGGCCAACAATTCCAAGACTGGAAAGATTGGTTTGAATGGGAGATCCAGCGGCGGAAGCAAGCGGAGGAGGATGCGGATCGTCAAGACGCTATTCCGGGTGTGGACGGAGTCTTCATCTGCACACTAGATGAAATGCATGTAGAGGTTGTGAAGGCCATTGCGCCGTTGAAATTACATATCATGTGTGAAAAGCCGCTGGCAACGTCACTGCAGGACTGTCTCGCTGCGTCTAAAGCACTGATGAGTGTCTCGCCTATCCCTGAGAAGATATTTGCAATCGGGCATGTGCTGAGGTATAGTCCACACAACAAGCTTCTCAGGGAGTTACTTCTTACGGATCGCGTGATTGGGGATATAGTGTCCCTTGAACACACCGAGCCCGTGGGATGGTCTCATTTCGCTCACAGCTATGTTCGAGGAAACTGGCGACGTGAGACCCCAGGCCAGGATGGTAGTCTTCTTACAAAATGCTGCCATGACATCGACCTCATACTCTGGCTATTGAGTTCTCCTCCTCCCGGCTCTCACGTTGACCATCCCTATCATCTCCCAAAATCTATCTCGTCAATGGGGTCACTTACCCAGTTTACTCGAAATCGAAAGCCCCTCGCTGCCGGCGATGCAACAAATTGTCTATCTTGCCCTATAGAAAAGGACTGCAACTATAGCGCAATCAAACTATACGACGAAATGCATCTGGCTCGAGGCCACACTGGATGGCCTGTTAAAATAGTCCAGCCAGACATCGAGGATCTGCTCAAAACATCAGGAATGGAAACTGCCAGAAGCCAACTCTATGTATCCCTATCAGAAGATTACGACTCCCAAACCACATCCGCTGCTGAAATTGCTTCTCGCTCCTGGTATGGTCGCTGCGTTTGGGAATCAGACAACAACGTCTGCGACGACCAATTCGTCACAATCTCGTGGGACGACGACGCAAAGGCATCCGGCAACACGCAAAACCGCGGCGCGAAACTCGCAACCCTGCACATGATTGCGCCGACGCAGAAACAATGCGAACGACGTGGTCGCGTGTACGGCACTCTTGGAGAACTCTCGTATGACAGCGAAACCATCACCGTCTCCGATTTTGGCACGAGCAAAACTCAGACCATCGAGGTTCCCAAGCCTCCACCCACAGAGCCCGAGTCCCACGGCGGTGGAGACTACGGCCTCACGAGGGCATTTGTACAGGCTGTTGATGCTGTGGAAAACCAGGGATGGGAGGCGAGCAAGGCTCAAGCAGAGATTTTGGGCGTTACGTTGGAGGAGGCGGTCCGGAGTCACGTGGTTGTTTTCGCAGCAGAGGAAGCGAGAAGAGAAGGGAAAGTAATCGATTGGAACGAGTGGTGGAAGGGCAAATCTGCTACCCTTTCCTCTTAA
- the PGM2 gene encoding Phosphoglucomutase-2 (BUSCO:129520at4751~EggNog:ENOG410PHM1~COG:G~BUSCO:3812at33183) — MSIKSVSIAPFSDQKAGTSGLRKKVTVFQQPHYTESFITSILKSIPEGAEGAFLVIGGDGRYYNTEVIQLIAQIGIAYGVKKLVIGQNGILSTPAASHVIRKRKATGGILLTASHNPGGPNADFGIKYNLSNGAPAPESVTNKIYEVSKSLAAYNVVSLPKIDLTKIGTGNYEGLEVEIIDSTADYVEMMKEIFDFDLIRSFLRSHGHFKVLFDALHGVTGPYGKAIFIKELGLPESSCQNCEPKPDFGGGHPDPNLTYARSLVEKVDKEEIQFGAASDGDGDRNMIYGAKTFVSPGDSLAIIAHHAQLIPYFKKHGVHGLARSMPTSGAVDLVAKAQGLQCYEVPTGWKFFCALMDTNKMSICGEESFGTGSNHIREKDGVWAVVAWLNIIAGVGQANPEKPASIAAIQTEFWKTYGRTFFTRYDYENVDSTGANKVIEHLTELITTKKDDFVGSTVSGRKVLGADDFSYTDLDGSVSKKQGIFIKFDDGSRIVVRLSGTGSSGATIRLYVERHESDEKEFSKDAQDYLKENIDLAIKLLKLKEYVGREEPTVKT, encoded by the exons ATGAGCATTAAATCTGTTTCAATTGCACCATTCTCAGACCAGAAAGCCGGAAC GTCTGGTCTGCGCAAAAAGGTCACCGTCTTCCAGCAGCCACATTATACCGAATCGTTCATTACGAGTATCCTCAAGTCAATTCCAGAGGGCGCTGAAGGAGCATTCCTCGTAATCGGTGGTGACGGACGCTACTATAACACCGAAGTCATCCAGCTAATTGCGCAGATCGGGATCGCATATGGCGTGAAGAAACTGGTGATTGGGCAGAACGGCATCTTGAGCACCCCGGCCGCCAGCCATGTTATCCGCAAAAGGAAAGCAACTGGTGGTATCCTTTTGACAGCTAGTCACAACCCTGGTG GCCCCAACGCCGACTTTGGAATCAAGTACAATCTTTCCAATGGTGCTCCAGCCCCTGAATCTGTGACGAACAAAATTTATGAggtttccaaatctctcgcTGCATACAACGTTGTCAGCCTGCCGAAGATCGATTTGACAAAAATTGGAACGGGGAATTATGAAGGGTTAGAAGTTGAGATCATCGACTCAACTGCCGACTATGTTGAAATGATGAAGGAGATATTTGATTTCGACCTTATCCGTTCTTTCTTGAGGAGCCACGGCCACTTCAAAGTCCTGTTTGATGCCCTTCATGGAGTTACTGGACCATATGGCAAAGCCATTTTTATCAAGGAGCTGGGACTGCCAGAATCTAGCTGTCAAAACTGCGAACCCAAGCCCGACTTCGGCGGTGGTCATCCAGATCCCAATTTAACTTATGCCCGCTCCCTGGTCGAGAAAGTCGACAAGGAGGAGATCCAGTTTGGTGCTGCCAGTGACGGGGATGGTGACCGCAATATGATATATGGGGCAAAGACTTTCGTGTCTCCCGGAGACAGTTTGGCCATAATCGCACATCACGCTCAGCTTATCCCATACTTCAAAAAGCATGGAGTACACGGGCTCGCTCGCTCAATGCCCACATCAGGTGCGGTTGACTTGGTTGCCAAAGCTCAAGGCCTCCAGTGCTATGAGGTTCCGACCGGATGGAAATTCTTCTGCGCCTTGATGGACACCAACAAAATGTCGATTTGCGGCGAGGAGAGTTTCGGTACAGGAAGTAACCACATTCGAGAAAAGGATGGGGTCTGGGCCGTTGTCGCGTGGCTTAACATTATAGCTGGTGTGGGACAAGCCAACCCAGAGAAGCCAGCAAGTATTGCAGCGATCCAGACCGAGTTTTGGAAGACATATGGACGGACTTTCTTCACCCGATACGATTATGAGAACGTCGATAGTACCGGTGCAAACAAAGTCATAGAGCACCTCACAGAGCTCATTACCAcgaagaaagatgattttgttGGCTCAACTGTCTCGGGTCGCAAAGTTCTTGGAGCAGATGACTTCTCCTACACCGATCTTGATGGCAGCGTCAGCAAAAAGCAAGGTATCTTCATCAAATTCGACGACGGAAGTCGTATTGTTGTTCGTCTCTCTGGTACCGGAAGTAGTGGTGCCACTATTCGCCTGTACGTTGAGCGTCATGAATCAGACGAAAAGGAGTTCTCCAAGGATGCTCAAGATTATTTGAAGGAGAACATTGACCTCGCGATCAAATTACTAAAATTGAAGGAGTATGTGGGAAGGGAGGAGCCCACAGTCAAAACTTGA
- a CDS encoding uncharacterized protein (EggNog:ENOG410PNZS~COG:L~BUSCO:14503at33183) produces MALTRSNQPLVWIDCEMTGLDPETDHILQISCFLTDADLNLLEPEGFHVTVHQPQYILSSMSSWCVSTHGHSGLTAAVLDSTTTPSEAASALLAYIQKYIPESRTALLAGNSVHADRAFLARKPYKTVVDWLHYRILDVSSVKEAARRWANDEVLRNAPEKKGAHLAKDDILESIEEMKFYRDRIFRGTG; encoded by the exons ATGGCTCTTACGCGATCCAATCAACCCCTCGTTTGGATCGACTGCGAG ATGACGGGCCTCGACCCCGAAACGGACCATATCCTCCAAATTAGCTGCTTTCTCACCGACGCTGACCTCAACCTCCTCGAGCCCGAGGGCTTCCATGTCACGGTACACCAACCGCAGTATATTCTCTCGTCCATGAGCTCCTGGTGTGTATCAACGCACGGACACTCAGGCCTCACTGCTGCTGTCCTTGATTCAACTACCACTCCATCCGAAGCCGCCAGTGCGTTGCTCGCGTATATACAAAAGTACATCCCTGAAAGCCGCACGGCATTGCTCGCGGGAAATAGTGTCCACGCAGACCGGGCGTTTCTAGCGCGAAAGCCATATAAAACGGTAGTAGATTGGTTGCATTATAGGATTCTAGATGTGAGTAGCGTGAAAGAAGCAGCGAGGAGGTGGGCAAATGATGAGGTATTGCGCAATGCGCCTGAGAAAAAAGGAGCGCATTTAGCCAAAGATGATATCCTGGAGAGTATAGAGGAGATGAAATTTTACAGAGATCGGATTTTCCGCGGAACAGGTTAA